One stretch of Thermodesulfobacteriota bacterium DNA includes these proteins:
- the rnc gene encoding ribonuclease III, protein MIEKKLDYKFKDLELLKTALTHSSYANETSVESNERLEFLGDAVLGFIVADVLYKRYPDASEGRLSKMRSSIVSRMNFAHFARELRIDKQVLLGKGEENTGGRDRESNLSGTFEAVIGAIFIDGGYRKVYKIITKLLKNCLNGDEEIFKDYKTKLQEVAQRKYKKVPKYKVVLEEGPPHDKNFHIEVKLGRKSFGKGMGRNKKQAEQEAAKQGLEKMEKIKKN, encoded by the coding sequence ATGATTGAAAAAAAGCTCGATTATAAATTTAAGGATTTAGAGCTCCTTAAAACTGCGTTAACACATAGTTCTTATGCAAATGAAACTTCGGTTGAGAGTAATGAAAGGTTAGAATTTCTTGGAGACGCTGTCTTAGGCTTCATCGTTGCAGACGTTTTATACAAGCGATACCCTGATGCATCTGAAGGCAGACTCTCCAAGATGAGAAGTTCAATTGTAAGCAGAATGAATTTTGCGCACTTTGCAAGAGAGCTCAGAATTGATAAGCAGGTTCTTCTGGGTAAAGGCGAGGAAAACACTGGCGGCAGGGATCGTGAGTCCAACCTCTCAGGCACTTTTGAAGCTGTAATTGGAGCAATTTTTATAGATGGCGGTTATAGAAAAGTCTATAAAATAATTACCAAGCTCTTAAAGAATTGTCTTAATGGCGATGAGGAAATTTTTAAAGATTATAAGACAAAGCTTCAAGAAGTAGCTCAGAGAAAATACAAAAAGGTGCCTAAGTATAAAGTGGTTCTTGAAGAGGGTCCTCCTCATGATAAGAATTTTCATATAGAAGTGAAACTTGGCAGAAAATCCTTTGGTAAGGGTATGGGCAGAAATAAGAAACAGGCTGAACAAGAAGCTGCTAAGCAGGGTCTTGAGAAGATGGAAAAGATCAAAAAAAATTGA
- a CDS encoding SIMPL domain-containing protein (The SIMPL domain is named for its presence in mouse protein SIMPL (signalling molecule that associates with mouse pelle-like kinase). Bacterial member BP26, from Brucella, was shown to assemble into a channel-like structure, while YggE from E. coli has been associated with resistance to oxidative stress.), translated as MSKRQVITVAMSFAFVFLFVTSSYAQESKYERPTINVVGNGEVFLSPDVANISFSVETTAKTASEAVNKNAEITNKVLEALKSKIGKDDKVSTSRYNLSAMYEYNNETKKSEFTGYRATNSVSVKTYNLDNIGSLIDSATQAGANRIEGLSFDTTKRNEITREALAKAVKDARATAQTVAGAAGVKITSIYQISPSYSYPAPVYKDYAVRMEAASPAPPPPTTIEAGEISIKASVNMVFGIE; from the coding sequence ATGAGTAAAAGGCAAGTTATTACAGTAGCAATGAGTTTTGCATTTGTATTTCTTTTTGTTACGAGCTCTTATGCACAAGAATCTAAGTATGAGAGACCAACTATAAACGTAGTAGGCAATGGTGAAGTGTTTCTCTCTCCGGATGTTGCAAACATAAGCTTTTCTGTAGAGACAACTGCCAAAACTGCATCAGAGGCAGTAAATAAAAATGCGGAGATAACAAACAAGGTACTCGAAGCGCTAAAATCCAAGATAGGTAAAGACGATAAAGTATCGACATCGCGCTACAACCTATCAGCTATGTATGAATACAACAATGAAACAAAAAAATCTGAGTTTACAGGCTACAGAGCAACTAATAGCGTGAGTGTTAAAACTTACAACTTAGACAACATAGGCTCTCTTATTGACTCCGCAACTCAGGCTGGTGCAAACCGCATAGAGGGACTATCCTTTGACACCACCAAACGAAATGAGATCACAAGAGAAGCCCTTGCAAAAGCGGTTAAAGATGCAAGAGCTACAGCACAAACAGTTGCAGGAGCTGCGGGTGTTAAAATAACATCAATTTATCAGATATCTCCATCATATAGTTACCCGGCCCCTGTTTATAAAGACTATGCTGTGAGAATGGAAGCTGCATCTCCGGCCCCGCCCCCGCCAACAACTATTGAAGCAGGCGAGATTTCAATAAAAGCCTCTGTGAATATGGTGTTTGGAATAGAATAA
- a CDS encoding DUF971 domain-containing protein, producing the protein MNNKPKEVIEFSDTTLMIVWEDGHESLYLYDDLRQECPCATCRQLRKNSKDGKLPFTKKIPLQLKKPKLRPTYIEPIGQYAFKFHWNDKHDTGIYTFDFLRDLCSCEKCSSSK; encoded by the coding sequence TTGAATAACAAACCTAAAGAAGTAATAGAATTTAGCGATACAACGCTCATGATAGTTTGGGAGGACGGTCATGAGAGCTTATATTTGTATGATGATTTAAGACAAGAGTGCCCCTGCGCTACATGTCGGCAGCTTAGAAAAAATAGTAAAGACGGCAAGCTGCCTTTTACAAAGAAAATTCCGCTTCAGCTTAAAAAACCAAAATTAAGGCCTACGTATATAGAGCCTATAGGGCAATATGCCTTTAAGTTTCACTGGAACGACAAGCACGACACAGGAATTTACACATTTGATTTTCTAAGAGACCTGTGTTCGTGCGAAAAGTGCTCATCGTCTAAATAA
- a CDS encoding NAD-dependent deacetylase, which produces MEMDVAGTVAKWIEQSTKIVFLTGEELSSESGLPDLLTSGINPHIRDFRESKEIKANYWKKLREVYPSIANAEPSASHKAISELEMISAVDSIFTQAADGLHHKAGSSNVIELNSSMLWVTCMNCGKDYSVDEILGMVEKGEDVPKCPECSSDQLKPPVSFPGQPPPHWELREAWIRLHQADLFIIAGANLDLEPVASFPFLAKERNIKVVIISEKQSPADDHVDAVIYGRPSDVLRYIVDKIKEGITIT; this is translated from the coding sequence ATGGAAATGGATGTTGCCGGTACCGTAGCTAAATGGATTGAACAGTCAACAAAGATCGTGTTCCTTACCGGAGAAGAGCTATCTTCAGAATCTGGCCTTCCTGATTTATTAACTTCCGGGATAAATCCCCATATAAGAGATTTCAGAGAAAGCAAAGAGATAAAAGCTAATTACTGGAAGAAACTTAGGGAAGTATATCCGAGTATTGCAAACGCTGAGCCCAGTGCTTCACATAAAGCAATTTCTGAGCTTGAGATGATATCTGCAGTAGATAGCATTTTCACTCAGGCAGCTGATGGGCTTCATCACAAGGCCGGGAGCTCAAATGTGATAGAGCTCAACAGCTCAATGCTCTGGGTCACTTGCATGAACTGCGGAAAAGATTATTCAGTGGATGAGATATTAGGCATGGTTGAGAAAGGAGAGGATGTTCCAAAATGCCCTGAGTGCTCAAGCGACCAGTTAAAACCGCCTGTTTCATTTCCAGGACAACCTCCTCCCCACTGGGAATTAAGGGAGGCTTGGATCAGGCTTCATCAAGCAGACCTATTCATTATCGCAGGCGCAAATTTGGATCTTGAACCGGTTGCATCTTTCCCATTTCTGGCGAAAGAAAGAAATATTAAAGTTGTAATTATAAGCGAGAAGCAAAGCCCTGCAGATGACCATGTTGATGCCGTAATATACGGCAGACCTTCGGATGTTCTAAGATATATAGTAGACAAAATTAAAGAAGGAATAACAATTACATAG
- a CDS encoding FAD-dependent thymidylate synthase, producing MMAQEKSISDEVKKYASNIDKDIYTVSNIPEEVIAVIFAYVSRSPKGFRENIGTVIQEEQLGQERAAKFHEKWVLNYGHASVAEHAAVHMGIEKVSRLFSSILELSNEYMSFTEYSQRYQSPVKGDFFTPGELDQNSELKNKYIELNNYQYDIYSELNDKLFEFLKDTVPTPEGKEERIHHRALEKIAFEDARYALNLATYTNLGMTANARAIEDSLTKLLSSRYSEVRTRAQEMKDEVKFSVPTLVKYANENEYITETRKAVSEITDQLTSELKNNNKGSYEVNLLNWTGMDAGNAESYAIDKMINAIVFEHSGSRYQDIEDEISTKTIVERLDILEKSVEKLGKFDNPINALKLVKYDVEFVISEACWHQLLRHRKVNWIVQEPNVSSGITVPPHVEQSGTEELLRKAVSASEDLYKELVGNNLPDVASYVVTNAHNRRMLGNFDLWELYHLVNLRMSEGAQWDIKNITSILAQKISEHHPNLVKPALARLD from the coding sequence ATGATGGCTCAAGAAAAGTCAATTTCAGATGAAGTAAAAAAATATGCATCCAATATAGATAAAGATATCTACACCGTAAGCAACATCCCCGAAGAGGTCATTGCGGTAATATTTGCATACGTTAGCAGAAGCCCGAAAGGCTTTAGGGAAAACATAGGAACTGTAATTCAGGAAGAGCAGCTAGGACAGGAAAGAGCTGCGAAGTTTCATGAGAAATGGGTCTTAAATTACGGCCATGCCTCAGTTGCAGAGCATGCAGCTGTCCATATGGGAATTGAAAAAGTCTCTAGGCTTTTCTCTTCAATACTGGAGCTTTCAAATGAGTACATGTCTTTTACCGAATACTCTCAGAGATATCAAAGCCCGGTAAAAGGGGATTTTTTCACACCAGGTGAGCTTGATCAAAACAGCGAGCTAAAAAACAAATATATAGAACTAAATAATTATCAGTACGACATCTATTCTGAGCTAAACGACAAACTCTTTGAATTTCTAAAAGACACTGTCCCTACGCCTGAGGGCAAAGAAGAAAGGATTCACCACAGGGCACTTGAAAAAATTGCGTTTGAAGATGCCCGATATGCGCTTAATCTTGCAACATATACTAATTTGGGAATGACTGCCAATGCAAGGGCAATTGAGGACTCACTTACAAAGCTTCTATCAAGCAGATACAGCGAAGTAAGAACAAGGGCACAGGAGATGAAAGATGAAGTTAAATTCTCAGTGCCAACTCTGGTTAAATACGCAAATGAAAACGAGTATATAACTGAAACTAGAAAAGCAGTTTCAGAAATAACTGATCAGCTAACTTCCGAGCTCAAGAATAATAACAAGGGATCTTATGAAGTGAACCTACTTAACTGGACAGGTATGGACGCTGGGAATGCTGAGTCTTATGCGATAGATAAAATGATAAACGCGATCGTGTTCGAACATAGCGGATCAAGATATCAAGATATAGAAGATGAAATTAGCACGAAAACTATTGTAGAAAGACTCGATATTTTAGAAAAATCAGTCGAAAAATTAGGAAAGTTTGATAATCCAATAAATGCTCTTAAGCTCGTGAAATATGACGTTGAGTTTGTAATAAGCGAGGCTTGCTGGCATCAGCTCCTTCGTCATAGAAAAGTAAACTGGATTGTGCAGGAGCCTAATGTTAGTAGCGGCATTACCGTCCCTCCACATGTAGAGCAATCTGGCACTGAGGAGTTACTAAGGAAAGCAGTATCGGCATCTGAAGATTTGTACAAAGAACTTGTGGGAAATAATCTGCCTGATGTCGCAAGCTATGTTGTAACAAATGCTCATAACAGAAGAATGTTAGGGAACTTTGATCTTTGGGAGCTTTATCATCTAGTTAACTTGAGGATGTCAGAAGGAGCACAGTGGGATATTAAAAACATAACAAGCATCTTGGCTCAGAAAATAAGCGAGCATCATCCAAATCTTGTTAAACCAGCTCTTGCAAGACTGGATTAA
- a CDS encoding pentapeptide repeat-containing protein translates to MANQEHVKNIKLGVEYWNSWRDQNPDVVPDLAWANLVGIDLSGANLQDANMKLAFCRGGNLEGVNFQNANLYGINLEESNSTKANMQGANLEGAHLRKADLSNSNLSNTNMKLANLQHAILNNIDLSGATKLTLEQFEEVSSISGAKIDSKLLDQIQENIPELAETNP, encoded by the coding sequence ATGGCAAACCAAGAGCACGTTAAAAACATAAAACTAGGTGTTGAGTATTGGAACAGCTGGAGAGATCAAAATCCAGATGTAGTTCCGGATCTAGCTTGGGCTAACCTTGTAGGGATTGATTTGAGCGGGGCAAACCTCCAAGATGCAAATATGAAGCTCGCTTTTTGCCGAGGCGGCAATCTGGAGGGCGTGAATTTTCAAAACGCTAATCTCTATGGAATTAACCTTGAGGAATCTAATTCAACTAAGGCTAATATGCAGGGAGCTAATCTAGAAGGCGCTCACTTAAGAAAGGCAGACCTTAGCAATTCCAATCTTAGTAACACAAACATGAAACTTGCTAACTTGCAGCATGCAATTCTAAATAACATAGACCTCTCGGGCGCTACTAAACTCACCCTTGAGCAGTTTGAGGAAGTATCATCTATATCAGGTGCAAAAATCGATTCTAAGCTATTAGACCAAATTCAAGAGAATATTCCGGAGCTGGCAGAAACGAATCCATAA
- the xseA gene encoding exodeoxyribonuclease VII large subunit: protein MVDQPSFTELLKDKIYSVSEINARIKETIEEEIGFEYVWIVGEISNFRGNYSSGHWYFSLKDNETQISAVCFKWANQYIKFVPEDNMEVICCGQISVYEKQGSYQINVRHIEPKGVGAQALALEKLKEKLLKEGLFDEERKKPLPYLARKIGIVTSPTGAALQDILKVLDRRFSNLEITISPTRVQGDEAPTEIVKALSNLYKQDVDIIILARGGGSKEDLWAFNDEKVAREIVKSPVPLISAVGHEIDITIADLVSDIRAATPSMAAELAVREKQELKEDINYLKEQIAFALSNRTELLAREVDQLQMEFIHAIKNKVDTASNELSSLAGNLDALSPLKVLDRGYSITQKLPKGNIIKDAKKLKKGDEVVIRFNKGEAECEVKKTKS, encoded by the coding sequence ATGGTAGACCAACCTTCATTTACAGAGCTTCTTAAAGACAAGATCTACAGCGTCTCAGAGATCAACGCGCGCATTAAAGAGACCATTGAAGAAGAGATTGGTTTCGAATACGTGTGGATAGTAGGAGAGATCTCTAATTTTAGAGGCAATTACTCAAGCGGGCATTGGTATTTCTCTCTCAAAGATAATGAGACGCAGATATCCGCAGTCTGTTTTAAATGGGCAAATCAATACATAAAGTTCGTACCCGAAGACAATATGGAAGTTATTTGCTGCGGTCAGATAAGTGTCTACGAAAAACAGGGCTCATATCAGATCAATGTCAGACACATAGAGCCTAAGGGAGTCGGCGCACAGGCGCTTGCGCTTGAAAAATTAAAAGAAAAGCTCCTAAAAGAAGGCCTGTTTGATGAAGAGAGAAAAAAACCTCTTCCCTATCTAGCGAGGAAAATCGGAATTGTGACCTCTCCCACTGGGGCCGCGCTCCAGGATATTCTGAAAGTTCTCGACAGAAGATTCTCAAACTTAGAAATAACAATCTCGCCGACCAGAGTACAAGGAGATGAAGCACCTACTGAAATAGTAAAGGCGCTTTCCAATCTCTACAAACAAGATGTTGATATAATAATCCTTGCCAGAGGCGGCGGCTCAAAAGAAGACCTTTGGGCATTTAATGATGAAAAAGTTGCAAGGGAAATTGTAAAATCACCTGTCCCGCTGATCTCTGCCGTAGGGCATGAAATAGATATTACGATCGCAGACTTGGTATCTGACATACGGGCTGCCACACCTTCTATGGCAGCTGAGCTTGCTGTTAGGGAGAAACAAGAGCTTAAAGAGGATATAAACTATCTAAAAGAGCAAATTGCATTTGCACTTAGTAATAGAACGGAGCTACTAGCAAGAGAAGTAGATCAGCTTCAAATGGAGTTTATACACGCAATTAAGAATAAAGTGGACACAGCCTCAAATGAGCTCTCAAGCCTCGCTGGAAACTTGGATGCACTAAGTCCCTTAAAAGTACTAGATCGCGGCTATAGCATCACTCAAAAGCTTCCTAAGGGTAATATCATTAAAGATGCCAAAAAGCTTAAAAAGGGTGACGAGGTCGTAATTAGATTTAATAAAGGCGAAGCTGAGTGTGAGGTAAAAAAGACTAAAAGTTAA
- a CDS encoding AMP-binding protein — MGVRTIPELFADKVKEQGTRLLFQRRDGWSWKQITWLDFDREVKNIASYLMDIGFHTGDKAVIASSNNLDAIATEIAIFQLGAAIVPLPQESTSDEIINAANKLGSKIVFVEDENLLDDMVQKENELTSAEKIVFFSDIRIKHEKIINFKLVLKSGLMKRKKLHDDLQQASSEVSPDNIAALFIDSQGDITAQVNQGVFMDILSEASEKYSQIGIEDQSFSYMTKASPFAKIINYLTFFLGTRAAVAESRKDFYVDILEVMPTILFETKDGLEAIYEKSMSDLNGSSREEKIRHDLGDRIKYIFTDVLPKKEVQTLLKGSGISFLEVPELNGLAD, encoded by the coding sequence ATGGGCGTCAGAACTATTCCAGAACTATTTGCAGATAAAGTAAAAGAACAAGGCACAAGGCTCTTATTTCAAAGACGAGACGGTTGGAGCTGGAAACAAATTACGTGGCTTGATTTTGATAGAGAAGTTAAGAACATAGCAAGCTATCTAATGGATATAGGGTTTCACACCGGTGATAAGGCTGTTATTGCTTCATCCAACAACCTTGACGCTATTGCTACAGAGATAGCTATATTTCAGCTTGGAGCAGCCATAGTGCCACTTCCGCAAGAATCAACTTCTGATGAAATAATCAATGCTGCAAACAAATTGGGTTCTAAGATAGTTTTTGTAGAAGATGAGAATTTGCTAGATGACATGGTCCAGAAAGAAAACGAGTTAACTAGCGCAGAAAAAATAGTTTTCTTCTCAGACATAAGAATTAAGCATGAAAAGATTATAAACTTTAAACTCGTTTTGAAATCTGGCCTTATGAAGAGAAAAAAACTCCATGACGATCTGCAACAGGCAAGCTCAGAAGTAAGCCCGGACAATATTGCTGCTCTGTTTATAGATTCCCAAGGCGATATCACAGCTCAGGTAAACCAAGGAGTATTTATGGATATATTATCTGAGGCCTCTGAGAAATACTCACAAATTGGCATTGAAGACCAGTCTTTTTCTTACATGACCAAGGCAAGTCCTTTTGCCAAGATCATTAATTATCTCACTTTCTTCTTAGGAACTAGAGCGGCGGTGGCTGAATCTAGGAAAGACTTCTACGTAGATATCTTAGAGGTTATGCCTACTATACTGTTTGAAACCAAAGATGGATTAGAAGCAATCTATGAAAAGTCTATGTCTGATCTAAATGGATCCTCTAGGGAGGAAAAAATCAGACATGATCTTGGGGACAGGATTAAATACATATTTACTGACGTCTTACCAAAAAAAGAGGTGCAAACTCTGCTCAAAGGTTCTGGAATAAGTTTTCTAGAAGTACCGGAACTTAACGGTTTGGCAGATTAA
- a CDS encoding CCA tRNA nucleotidyltransferase translates to MKRIEKLKPFQSELLEFAKELVTELREAGYKAYCVGGCARDTLIGVEPKEYDITTSATPEQVSEIFPHTVPVGVSFGVILVIIGKYQFEVATFRKDQSYSDGRHPDSVVYSTQEQEDVLRRDFTINGMLYDPISEEVIDYVDGIEDLDRKIVRTIGNPYERFNEDKLRMMRAIRFSSRYDFELDKDTFEAIRKLAPQITQVSSERIRDEILKIITQSNPGHGIKMLSESGLLKYVLPDIEIMKGVEQPPEFHPEGDVFVHTCLVLDKLFENEEGIVSPELAMGALLHDVGKPPTFSVSDRIRFNGHDRLGADMSKKICRELKFSNKQIELIYALIKEHLKFKDVFKMKKSTLKRFIGMPHFEDHMALHLADCQASHGMTKAYDFIMDKFDEFEDEEIKPTPLLSGKELIEMGYSPGPLFSEILNFVEEAQLEGNITTSKQAVELVSKNYPSKQ, encoded by the coding sequence ATGAAACGCATAGAAAAATTAAAGCCATTTCAAAGTGAGCTCTTGGAATTTGCAAAAGAGCTAGTGACCGAGCTCAGAGAGGCAGGATATAAGGCATACTGCGTAGGCGGATGTGCTAGAGACACGCTTATTGGAGTTGAACCCAAGGAGTATGACATTACTACTAGTGCAACTCCTGAGCAAGTCAGTGAGATTTTCCCGCATACTGTTCCTGTTGGAGTAAGTTTTGGAGTTATCTTGGTAATTATAGGGAAATACCAGTTTGAGGTGGCTACTTTTAGAAAAGACCAGAGCTATTCTGACGGTCGGCACCCAGACAGCGTTGTATATAGCACCCAGGAGCAAGAGGACGTCCTTAGAAGAGACTTTACCATAAATGGGATGCTCTATGACCCTATCTCAGAAGAGGTCATAGACTATGTGGATGGGATCGAGGACCTGGATAGAAAAATTGTAAGAACAATAGGTAATCCATACGAGCGTTTTAACGAAGACAAGCTAAGGATGATGAGAGCCATCAGATTTAGCTCCAGATATGATTTTGAGTTAGATAAAGATACATTTGAGGCTATTCGTAAGCTCGCGCCGCAGATCACTCAAGTAAGCAGTGAGCGTATAAGGGATGAAATATTAAAAATCATTACCCAGAGTAACCCCGGCCATGGTATAAAAATGCTCTCAGAGAGCGGCCTTCTTAAGTATGTGCTACCAGATATCGAAATTATGAAGGGTGTAGAGCAGCCGCCAGAATTTCACCCAGAGGGTGATGTATTTGTTCATACCTGCCTTGTTTTGGACAAGCTATTTGAAAATGAAGAAGGGATTGTTTCGCCAGAGCTTGCAATGGGCGCACTTCTACATGATGTTGGCAAGCCTCCAACTTTTTCTGTATCAGACCGTATTAGATTTAACGGACATGACCGTTTGGGAGCCGATATGTCTAAAAAGATATGCAGAGAATTAAAGTTCTCAAACAAACAGATAGAGCTGATATACGCCCTGATCAAAGAACATTTGAAATTTAAAGATGTCTTTAAAATGAAAAAAAGCACACTAAAACGATTTATTGGAATGCCTCATTTTGAAGATCATATGGCACTTCATTTAGCTGACTGTCAAGCAAGCCACGGTATGACAAAAGCATATGATTTTATTATGGATAAATTTGATGAGTTTGAGGATGAGGAAATTAAGCCTACCCCACTTCTTAGCGGCAAAGAGCTTATAGAGATGGGATATAGCCCAGGACCACTATTCTCAGAGATACTAAACTTTGTGGAAGAAGCCCAGCTGGAAGGGAATATAACCACTTCAAAACAAGCAGTAGAGCTAGTGTCTAAAAACTACCCCTCAAAACAATAG
- a CDS encoding ATP synthase F0 subunit C, whose translation MKKALSFLSIFGVAMIAAFVPEAAHAAEGGELTKLGLALGAGLGIGIAAGVAGLGQGRATAAALSGIARNPGASSKILTPMIIGLALIESLVIYALLIAFLLQGKI comes from the coding sequence ATGAAAAAGGCATTATCATTTCTTTCTATATTCGGAGTTGCAATGATTGCAGCTTTCGTTCCTGAAGCGGCTCATGCTGCAGAGGGCGGAGAGTTAACTAAGCTTGGACTTGCTCTTGGCGCTGGACTTGGAATCGGAATCGCAGCTGGAGTAGCTGGATTGGGTCAGGGACGTGCAACCGCTGCAGCATTAAGCGGTATTGCTAGAAACCCTGGTGCAAGCTCAAAGATTCTTACACCAATGATTATTGGTCTTGCTCTTATCGAGTCACTCGTTATTTATGCTCTTCTCATAGCATTTTTGCTACAAGGAAAAATATAA
- the atpB gene encoding F0F1 ATP synthase subunit A — MDHFSWFTLLGLDKYDYILGSILVLILLALAGLKISKILSNNDSVLPDEKFSVRTIFEILTIDFLFDLFTNMLGSREKAKTYFPLLAGSFFFILFANLLGIVPGFLPPTGNFNVPVACGIVIFIMYNYYGLKENGIEYIKHFAGPVIFLAPLMFVIELISHFVRPVSLSLRLFMNITGDHMVLGVFTNLLHFVLPAIFVGLGIFVSILQAFIFTVLSAIYISLATAHDTDIE, encoded by the coding sequence ATGGATCACTTTAGCTGGTTTACTCTACTGGGTTTAGATAAATACGACTACATCTTAGGCTCTATTTTGGTTCTTATACTATTAGCGCTTGCAGGTCTTAAGATTTCTAAGATTCTTTCTAATAACGACTCTGTGCTGCCTGATGAAAAATTCTCTGTAAGAACTATTTTTGAAATTCTAACTATAGATTTTCTTTTTGACCTTTTCACAAACATGCTTGGCTCAAGGGAAAAAGCTAAAACATATTTTCCTCTGCTAGCAGGATCATTCTTTTTTATTTTGTTTGCAAATCTTCTGGGTATTGTGCCAGGGTTTTTGCCGCCTACAGGAAACTTCAATGTGCCTGTTGCATGCGGTATCGTTATTTTCATTATGTACAACTACTATGGACTTAAAGAAAACGGTATTGAATATATAAAGCATTTTGCAGGCCCTGTTATTTTTCTAGCGCCGCTTATGTTTGTAATTGAACTTATTAGTCACTTTGTTAGACCCGTATCACTTTCACTCAGGCTTTTTATGAATATTACTGGAGACCATATGGTTCTTGGAGTTTTTACCAACTTGCTCCACTTTGTTCTTCCGGCAATATTCGTAGGACTTGGAATTTTTGTTTCGATTCTACAGGCATTTATTTTTACCGTGCTGTCAGCAATTTATATTTCACTTGCAACTGCACACGATACAGATATTGAATAA
- a CDS encoding ATP synthase subunit I, which yields MTEKATNLISIASLGTVEKYSLIVTALLVAVNYLIGSTPMAFGVAAGGILFTANFVAIKFVVNALVSNSSSVGFGIFAFVIKMAILIGIVASIFVFTEINIYGFFIGITGVVIVIIGESLRRSTNGSL from the coding sequence ATGACAGAAAAGGCGACAAACCTGATTAGCATAGCGTCACTTGGAACGGTTGAAAAATACAGTTTAATAGTCACTGCGCTTTTAGTTGCTGTGAACTATCTTATTGGATCTACTCCAATGGCTTTTGGAGTTGCGGCCGGAGGTATCTTGTTCACTGCAAACTTTGTAGCAATTAAATTTGTAGTAAACGCCCTTGTTTCAAATTCATCTTCTGTCGGATTTGGAATATTCGCATTTGTAATTAAGATGGCGATTCTAATCGGAATAGTAGCATCAATCTTTGTATTCACTGAAATAAACATATACGGTTTCTTCATCGGTATCACTGGAGTTGTAATCGTAATCATCGGAGAAAGTTTGAGAAGGAGCACAAATGGATCACTTTAG
- a CDS encoding AtpZ/AtpI family protein: MVIGFELGFSVIAGIVLGDYIDNWLETKTPWFTMIGLVAGVVAGFSLLIRMLRRFDDRKGDKPD, encoded by the coding sequence ATTGTCATAGGATTTGAGCTTGGGTTCTCGGTAATAGCCGGGATAGTTTTGGGCGACTATATAGATAATTGGCTTGAGACGAAAACACCTTGGTTTACTATGATAGGACTTGTAGCAGGAGTTGTAGCAGGGTTTAGTTTACTTATTAGGATGTTGAGAAGATTTGATGACAGAAAAGGCGACAAACCTGATTAG